In Schlegelella aquatica, one DNA window encodes the following:
- a CDS encoding AzlC family ABC transporter permease: protein MMYHAASALLRHPEFKRGAVDMIHVALGIAAWGLVTGVAMVKSGLGVPLAVAMSLLVFAGSAQLAALPLMTSGAPIWVVWATAFCVNLRFVIFSAMWRPYFARFPRWQRCVLGYFSGDLNYVLFMKRFPDGEPHPDQIPYYWGGVATNWLGWQVSSMIGIGLANAIPTHWGLGFAGVLALLGIACSLLQDRATWVAAAVACAAAVAAYALPLRLNILVAIAAAVATGLAMEAADRVRARASAKEVP from the coding sequence ATGATGTATCACGCCGCCTCTGCCCTGCTGCGCCACCCCGAATTCAAGCGGGGGGCCGTCGACATGATCCATGTCGCCCTCGGCATTGCTGCCTGGGGGCTGGTGACGGGCGTCGCCATGGTCAAGAGCGGACTGGGGGTGCCGCTCGCCGTGGCCATGTCGCTGCTGGTCTTCGCCGGCAGTGCACAGCTGGCGGCGCTGCCGCTCATGACGAGCGGTGCGCCGATCTGGGTGGTGTGGGCCACCGCCTTCTGCGTGAACCTGCGCTTCGTCATCTTCAGCGCGATGTGGCGGCCGTACTTCGCGCGTTTCCCACGGTGGCAACGCTGCGTGCTGGGCTACTTCAGCGGCGACCTCAATTACGTGCTGTTCATGAAGCGCTTTCCAGACGGCGAGCCGCACCCCGACCAGATCCCCTACTACTGGGGCGGCGTCGCCACCAACTGGTTGGGCTGGCAGGTGTCGTCGATGATCGGCATCGGCTTGGCCAACGCCATTCCGACCCATTGGGGCCTGGGTTTCGCCGGCGTGCTGGCGTTGCTGGGCATCGCCTGCTCGCTGCTGCAAGACCGCGCCACCTGGGTGGCCGCGGCCGTCGCCTGCGCGGCGGCGGTGGCCGCCTATGCGCTGCCGCTGCGCCTGAACATCCTCGTGGCGATCGCCGCCGCGGTCGCCACGGGCCTCGCCATGGAAGCCGCGGATCGGGTGCGCGCCCGCGCGAGTGCGAAGGAGGTCCCGTGA
- a CDS encoding FAD/NAD(P)-binding oxidoreductase — translation MKKSDLSWKEGPFAPGGWLEVDKATLQHRRFPNVFGIGDINGTPRGKTAATVKKSAPLVAHNLVQVIAGRAPDASFDGYTSCPMITREGSAMLIEFNYEGKLTPSLPMIEPLQDSYMAWLLKYRLLKPAYVAVLKGRV, via the coding sequence GTGAAAAAGAGCGACCTGTCGTGGAAGGAAGGCCCCTTCGCTCCCGGCGGTTGGCTCGAGGTGGACAAGGCCACGCTGCAGCACCGGCGCTTTCCGAACGTCTTCGGCATCGGGGACATCAACGGCACACCGCGCGGCAAGACGGCCGCTACCGTCAAGAAGAGCGCTCCGTTGGTGGCGCACAACCTCGTGCAAGTCATCGCCGGGCGCGCTCCCGACGCGAGCTTCGACGGCTACACCTCGTGCCCCATGATCACGCGCGAAGGCTCGGCCATGCTCATCGAGTTCAACTACGAGGGCAAGCTCACGCCCTCCCTGCCCATGATCGAACCGCTGCAGGACAGCTACATGGCCTGGCTGCTCAAGTACCGGCTGCTCAAGCCGGCCTATGTCGCGGTGCTGAAGGGCCGCGTGTGA
- a CDS encoding phosphoglycerate kinase: protein MNILRFSDLIAQGKVRGQRVFIRADLNVPQDDQGRITEDTRIRASVPCIRMALDAGAAVMVTSHLGRPTEGEFKPEDSLAPVAQRLSELLGREVPLVSNWVDGVQVEPGQVVLLENCRLNKGEKKNNEELARKMAALCDIFVHDAFGTAHRAEASTYGIAQFAKVACAGPLLAAEIDAITKALHDPKRPLVAIVAGSKVSTKLTILQSLAKNVDQLVVGGGIANTFMLAAGLPIGKSLAEPDLVGEAKAVMDAMKARGAEVPIPVDVVVAKEFKADAPATIKAATEVAADEMILDIGPKTAAMLADKLKAAGTIVWNGPVGVFEFDAFAAGTETVARAIAQSSAFSIAGGGDTLAAIAKYGIEKDIGYISTGGGAFLEVLEGKTLPAFEILQKRAAG from the coding sequence ATGAACATCCTGCGCTTTTCCGATCTCATCGCCCAGGGCAAGGTCCGCGGTCAACGCGTGTTCATCCGCGCCGACCTGAACGTGCCCCAGGACGATCAGGGCCGCATCACCGAAGACACCCGCATCCGCGCCTCCGTACCCTGCATCCGCATGGCACTGGACGCGGGCGCGGCCGTCATGGTCACCTCGCACCTGGGCCGCCCCACGGAGGGCGAGTTCAAGCCCGAGGATTCGCTCGCCCCGGTGGCGCAGCGCTTGTCCGAGCTGCTCGGCCGCGAGGTGCCGCTCGTCTCGAACTGGGTGGACGGCGTGCAGGTCGAGCCGGGTCAGGTGGTGCTGCTGGAGAACTGCCGCCTCAACAAGGGCGAGAAGAAGAACAACGAAGAGCTGGCCCGCAAGATGGCAGCCCTGTGCGACATCTTCGTGCACGACGCTTTCGGTACGGCCCACCGCGCCGAAGCATCGACCTACGGCATTGCGCAGTTCGCGAAGGTGGCGTGCGCCGGCCCGCTGCTGGCCGCCGAGATCGACGCCATCACCAAGGCTCTCCACGACCCCAAGCGCCCGCTCGTGGCCATCGTCGCGGGCTCGAAGGTCTCCACCAAGCTCACGATCCTGCAGTCGCTGGCCAAGAACGTGGACCAGCTCGTCGTCGGCGGCGGCATCGCCAACACCTTCATGCTGGCCGCGGGCCTGCCCATCGGCAAGAGCCTCGCCGAGCCCGACCTCGTGGGCGAAGCCAAGGCCGTGATGGACGCTATGAAGGCGCGGGGCGCGGAAGTACCCATCCCGGTGGACGTCGTGGTGGCCAAGGAGTTCAAGGCCGACGCCCCTGCCACCATCAAAGCAGCCACCGAGGTCGCGGCCGACGAGATGATCCTCGACATCGGACCCAAGACCGCCGCGATGCTCGCGGACAAGCTCAAGGCGGCGGGCACCATCGTCTGGAACGGCCCGGTGGGCGTGTTCGAGTTCGACGCCTTCGCGGCGGGCACCGAGACCGTGGCGCGCGCGATCGCGCAGTCGAGCGCCTTCTCCATCGCGGGCGGCGGCGACACGCTGGCCGCGATCGCCAAGTACGGCATCGAGAAGGACATCGGCTACATCTCCACCGGTGGGGGCGCCTTCCTGGAAGTGCTGGAAGGCAAGACCTTGCCTGCCTTCGAGATCCTGCAAAAGCGCGCCGCAGGCTGA
- the fba gene encoding class II fructose-bisphosphate aldolase (catalyzes the reversible aldol condensation of dihydroxyacetonephosphate and glyceraldehyde 3-phosphate in the Calvin cycle, glycolysis, and/or gluconeogenesis), producing the protein MPLVSMRQLLDHAAEHGYGIPAFNVNNLEQVQAIMSAADEVGAPVIMQASAGARKYAGESFLKHLIQAAVEAYPHIPVVMHQDHGQSPDVCKGAIELGFSSVMMDGSLQADGKTIATYEYNVEVTKKVVDMAHALGVTVEGELGCLGSLETMKGDKEDGHGAEGTMTRDQLLTDPEQAADFVKKTQLDALAIAIGTSHGAYKFSRKPTGDILAIDRVKEIHARIPNTHLVMHGSSSVPQELLEEIRKYGGDMKETYGVPVEEIQEAIKHGVRKINIDTDIRLAMTAAIRRFFVEHPSKFDPREYLKPAREAAKAICKQRYLEFGCEGQGAKIKPIPLTEMARRYAAGELAQVVQ; encoded by the coding sequence ATGCCACTCGTTTCGATGCGCCAACTGCTGGACCATGCCGCCGAGCACGGCTACGGCATTCCGGCGTTCAACGTCAACAACCTGGAGCAGGTCCAGGCGATCATGAGCGCGGCCGACGAAGTCGGCGCGCCGGTGATCATGCAAGCCTCGGCCGGTGCCCGCAAGTACGCCGGCGAGTCGTTCCTCAAGCACCTCATCCAGGCCGCCGTCGAGGCCTATCCGCACATCCCTGTCGTCATGCACCAGGACCACGGGCAGAGCCCCGACGTCTGCAAGGGCGCGATCGAGCTGGGCTTCTCGTCGGTGATGATGGACGGCTCTTTGCAAGCCGACGGCAAGACCATCGCGACCTACGAGTACAACGTGGAGGTCACCAAGAAGGTGGTCGACATGGCCCACGCGCTCGGCGTCACCGTCGAGGGTGAACTCGGCTGCCTGGGCTCGCTCGAGACGATGAAGGGCGACAAGGAAGACGGCCACGGCGCCGAGGGCACGATGACGCGCGACCAGCTGCTCACCGACCCCGAGCAGGCGGCCGACTTCGTCAAGAAGACGCAGCTTGACGCGCTGGCCATTGCCATCGGCACGAGCCACGGCGCCTACAAGTTCAGCCGCAAGCCCACGGGCGACATCCTGGCGATCGACCGCGTCAAGGAGATCCACGCGCGCATCCCCAACACCCACCTCGTGATGCACGGCTCGTCTTCCGTGCCGCAGGAACTGCTGGAGGAGATCCGCAAGTACGGTGGCGACATGAAGGAGACCTACGGTGTGCCCGTCGAGGAAATCCAGGAGGCCATCAAGCACGGCGTGCGCAAGATCAACATCGACACCGACATCCGCCTCGCGATGACGGCCGCGATCCGCCGCTTCTTCGTCGAGCACCCCTCGAAGTTCGACCCGCGCGAGTACCTCAAGCCTGCGCGCGAAGCGGCCAAGGCCATCTGCAAGCAGCGCTACCTCGAGTTCGGCTGCGAGGGCCAGGGCGCTAAAATCAAGCCCATCCCGCTGACCGAAATGGCCCGTCGCTACGCCGCGGGCGAGCTGGCCCAGGTCGTCCAGTAA
- a CDS encoding phosphoribosylaminoimidazolesuccinocarboxamide synthase, with amino-acid sequence MTAPLLVSSIRSLPLLARGKVRDNYAVGNDRLLMVATDRLSAFDVVMGEPIPGKGELLTRMALFWFDKLQGIVPNHLTGEAPESVVAPDEVEQVRGRSMLVKRLKPLPVEAVVRGYLAGSGWKEYQETGRVCGVALPAGLRNASKLPQPIFTPATKAAVGEHDENITFERVVELIGPDLAEQIRDISIRLYSAAADYALGKGIIIADTKFEFGLDAEGRVVLMDEILTPDSSRFWPLESYREGTNPPSFDKQFVRDWLEQAQVDGKPWNKKAPAPALPPEVIEKTAAKYREALERLTAQ; translated from the coding sequence GTGACCGCCCCTTTGCTCGTTTCCTCGATTCGCTCCCTGCCCCTGCTGGCGCGCGGCAAGGTGCGCGACAACTACGCCGTGGGCAACGACCGGCTGCTCATGGTCGCCACCGACCGCTTGTCCGCCTTCGACGTCGTGATGGGCGAGCCCATCCCCGGCAAGGGCGAGTTGCTCACACGCATGGCGTTGTTCTGGTTCGACAAGCTGCAGGGCATCGTGCCCAACCATCTGACGGGCGAGGCGCCGGAGAGCGTGGTGGCGCCCGACGAGGTCGAGCAGGTGCGTGGACGGTCGATGCTGGTCAAGCGCCTGAAGCCCCTGCCCGTGGAGGCTGTCGTGCGGGGGTATCTCGCCGGCAGCGGCTGGAAGGAGTACCAGGAAACAGGACGCGTGTGCGGCGTGGCGCTGCCCGCGGGGCTGCGCAATGCGAGCAAGCTCCCGCAGCCGATCTTCACGCCGGCCACCAAGGCCGCCGTGGGGGAGCACGACGAAAACATCACGTTCGAGCGCGTCGTCGAACTGATCGGCCCGGACTTGGCCGAACAGATCCGGGACATCTCGATCCGCCTGTACAGCGCCGCGGCCGACTATGCGCTCGGCAAGGGCATCATCATCGCCGACACCAAGTTCGAGTTCGGCCTCGACGCCGAGGGGCGCGTCGTGCTGATGGACGAGATCCTCACGCCCGACTCGTCGCGCTTCTGGCCGCTGGAAAGCTATCGGGAAGGCACGAATCCGCCGAGCTTCGACAAGCAGTTCGTGCGCGACTGGCTGGAGCAGGCGCAGGTGGACGGCAAGCCCTGGAACAAGAAGGCCCCTGCGCCGGCGCTCCCGCCCGAGGTGATCGAGAAGACGGCGGCCAAGTACCGCGAGGCGCTGGAGCGGCTCACCGCGCAGTGA
- a CDS encoding TlyA family RNA methyltransferase yields MPRVDQLLVLRGLAPTRSAAQRLIERGAVRWLAAHGWQVPRKAGDELPESAELELVDDAELRYVSRGGLKLEGALRHTTVEVAGRRCLDLGQSTGGFTDVLLQQGAAVVVGVDVGHGQLHEKLRSDPRVIAYEGVNAKDLAASPFGQRHQGEHFDLVVGDLSFISLARVLPAVAPWLAPEGDVLLLVKPQFEAGRAHVGKGGLVKDPAQWAAIEQRIRAACTEVGWTVRDYFESPITGGDGNREFFVWATARPAPSDTGQGLHTHET; encoded by the coding sequence ATGCCCCGAGTCGACCAGCTCCTCGTGCTACGCGGCCTCGCGCCGACGCGTTCGGCCGCACAGCGGCTCATCGAGCGCGGGGCCGTGCGCTGGCTCGCCGCCCACGGCTGGCAGGTGCCCCGCAAGGCAGGCGACGAGCTGCCCGAGAGCGCGGAACTGGAGCTGGTGGACGACGCGGAACTGCGGTATGTGTCCCGCGGCGGCCTCAAGCTCGAAGGGGCGCTGCGCCACACGACAGTCGAGGTGGCGGGCCGACGCTGCCTGGACCTCGGCCAGAGCACCGGGGGCTTCACCGACGTGCTGCTCCAGCAAGGGGCGGCCGTCGTGGTGGGCGTGGACGTCGGCCACGGCCAGTTGCACGAGAAGCTGCGCAGCGATCCGCGGGTCATTGCGTACGAAGGGGTCAACGCCAAGGATCTGGCGGCCAGTCCTTTCGGGCAGCGGCACCAGGGCGAGCACTTCGACCTGGTCGTGGGCGACCTCTCCTTCATCTCGCTCGCACGGGTGCTGCCCGCCGTGGCCCCATGGCTGGCACCGGAAGGCGACGTGCTCTTGCTCGTCAAGCCGCAGTTCGAGGCAGGGCGCGCCCACGTCGGCAAGGGCGGGCTGGTGAAGGACCCGGCGCAGTGGGCGGCCATCGAGCAGCGCATCCGGGCCGCCTGCACCGAAGTGGGCTGGACCGTGCGCGACTATTTCGAAAGCCCCATCACCGGCGGCGACGGCAACCGCGAGTTCTTCGTCTGGGCCACGGCCCGACCCGCCCCGTCCGACACCGGACAGGGCTTGCACACACACGAGACATGA
- the purE gene encoding 5-(carboxyamino)imidazole ribonucleotide mutase, with the protein MGSSSDWDVMQHAVQILAEFGVPHEARVVSAHRMPDDMFRYAEEAAARGLRAIIAGAGGAAHLPGMLAAKTTVPVLGVPVPSRHLQGVDSLHSIVQMPKGVPVATFAIGTAGAANAALFAVAQLATTDAGLRARLEEFRARQTEAARAMTLPAVGAP; encoded by the coding sequence ATGGGGTCCAGCAGCGACTGGGACGTCATGCAACACGCCGTGCAGATTCTCGCCGAGTTCGGCGTGCCCCACGAGGCTCGCGTCGTCTCGGCTCACCGGATGCCGGACGACATGTTCCGCTATGCCGAGGAGGCGGCCGCACGGGGCCTGCGCGCCATCATCGCAGGCGCGGGCGGCGCGGCCCATCTGCCCGGCATGCTGGCGGCCAAGACGACCGTGCCGGTGCTCGGCGTGCCGGTGCCGAGCCGGCACCTCCAAGGCGTCGATTCGCTGCACTCCATCGTGCAGATGCCCAAGGGTGTGCCGGTCGCGACTTTCGCCATCGGCACCGCCGGAGCCGCGAACGCCGCGCTCTTCGCGGTCGCCCAGCTCGCCACGACGGATGCCGGCCTGCGCGCCCGGCTGGAGGAGTTCCGCGCACGCCAGACCGAGGCCGCCCGCGCGATGACCTTGCCTGCCGTGGGGGCCCCATGA
- the pyk gene encoding pyruvate kinase: protein MPRATKIVATLGPASSSPDVLERMIRAGVDVVRLNFSHGTAQDHIDRAALVREVAQRVGKEVAIMADLQGPKIRVGKFEGGKVQLEAGQPFILDAALAGPGNQERVGLDYKQLPRDVKPGDTLLLNDGLIVLTVDRIVGEEVHTYVKVGGELSNNKGINKLGGGLTAPALTAKDMEDIRTAMSFQCDYLAVSFPKSATDMEMARQLANVAGEPWRHKPGLIAKIERSEAISQLDAILKASDGIMVARGDLAVEVGNAAVPALQKRMIRLAREMDKVVITATQMMESMIVNPVPTRAEVSDVANAVLDGTDAVMLSAETAAGKYPVETIEQMATIAEEVERAEEVSLDADFTNKRFGRIDQSIAMGALFTAHHLGCKAIIALTESGSTALWMSRYKIHVPIYGLTSQITSQRKMALYRNVQPMLMESCHDRDEALHRAEALLVERGVLRPGDTYAITCGEPMGYPGGTNMLKVCRVG from the coding sequence ATGCCGCGAGCCACCAAGATCGTCGCCACCCTCGGCCCCGCCTCGTCCTCGCCCGACGTCCTGGAGCGGATGATCCGCGCCGGGGTGGACGTGGTGCGGCTCAACTTCTCGCACGGCACCGCGCAGGACCACATCGACCGCGCGGCGCTCGTGCGCGAGGTGGCGCAGCGGGTGGGCAAGGAGGTGGCCATCATGGCCGACCTGCAGGGCCCGAAGATCCGGGTGGGCAAGTTCGAGGGCGGCAAGGTCCAGCTCGAGGCCGGCCAGCCGTTCATCCTCGACGCCGCCCTCGCGGGCCCCGGCAACCAGGAACGGGTGGGGCTGGACTACAAGCAGCTGCCGCGCGACGTGAAGCCGGGCGACACGCTGCTGCTCAACGACGGCCTCATCGTCCTCACGGTAGATCGCATCGTCGGCGAGGAGGTGCACACCTACGTCAAGGTCGGCGGCGAGCTGTCCAACAACAAGGGCATCAATAAGCTGGGCGGCGGGCTCACCGCGCCGGCCCTGACGGCCAAGGACATGGAGGACATCCGCACCGCGATGAGCTTCCAGTGCGACTACCTGGCCGTGAGCTTCCCCAAGAGCGCCACCGACATGGAAATGGCGCGCCAACTGGCCAATGTCGCGGGCGAGCCCTGGCGGCACAAGCCCGGGCTGATCGCCAAGATCGAGCGCAGCGAGGCCATCTCCCAGCTCGACGCGATCCTCAAGGCGAGCGACGGCATCATGGTCGCGCGCGGCGACCTCGCCGTGGAAGTGGGCAACGCCGCGGTGCCGGCGCTGCAAAAGCGCATGATCCGCCTCGCACGCGAGATGGACAAGGTGGTCATCACGGCCACCCAGATGATGGAGTCGATGATCGTCAACCCGGTCCCCACGCGCGCCGAGGTGAGCGACGTCGCCAACGCGGTGCTCGACGGCACCGATGCGGTGATGCTCTCGGCCGAAACGGCCGCGGGCAAGTACCCCGTCGAGACGATCGAGCAGATGGCCACCATCGCCGAGGAGGTCGAGCGCGCCGAGGAGGTCTCGCTCGACGCCGATTTCACCAACAAGCGCTTCGGCCGGATCGACCAGTCCATCGCCATGGGCGCCCTCTTCACGGCCCACCACCTGGGCTGCAAAGCGATCATCGCGCTCACCGAGTCCGGCTCCACCGCCCTGTGGATGAGCCGCTACAAGATCCACGTGCCGATCTACGGGCTGACCTCGCAGATCACGTCCCAGCGCAAGATGGCGCTGTACCGCAACGTTCAGCCGATGCTGATGGAGAGTTGTCACGACCGCGACGAGGCCTTGCACCGTGCCGAGGCCCTGCTGGTCGAGCGAGGCGTTCTGCGCCCCGGCGACACCTATGCCATCACCTGCGGCGAGCCGATGGGGTACCCGGGCGGCACCAACATGCTCAAGGTCTGCCGCGTGGGCTGA
- a CDS encoding SLAC1 anion channel family protein — translation MTSRPPHAAQPLRFLMPGWFAAVMGLSGLALAWWGARHALGELAAGVSALLALVAALAFMLLALLSIVRWQRHPDAVREDLHHPVRHAFWATIPISGMLLATLWVAHRGASEGARALWWVSSLAQLAVTVAVTARWWKGNQPGGLVWPAITPALFIPIVGNVLAPLAGVPLGHPEWSAAQFGIGLVFWPVVLVLIMVRKATTGLWPERLLPTAFIHVAPPAVGALSLMQFGAPVLVVWAAWGMALVFLLWAATQVRRIASLPFGVPHWAMSFPLAAFSGLTLRLSEAGHGGMQLLGVVALSLTSLVIAGLVLGTARGLRQGTLLVPEPAPAAPVLGADVPSGRA, via the coding sequence ATGACGTCTCGCCCACCCCACGCGGCGCAGCCGCTGCGTTTTCTGATGCCCGGATGGTTCGCCGCCGTGATGGGCCTGAGCGGACTTGCACTCGCCTGGTGGGGGGCCCGGCATGCGCTGGGCGAGTTGGCGGCGGGCGTGTCCGCCTTGCTCGCCCTGGTCGCCGCCCTCGCGTTCATGCTGCTGGCCCTCCTGAGCATCGTGCGCTGGCAACGGCACCCGGACGCGGTGCGAGAGGACCTCCATCACCCCGTCCGGCACGCCTTCTGGGCCACGATCCCCATCTCGGGGATGCTGCTGGCGACGCTGTGGGTGGCGCATCGGGGCGCGAGCGAAGGCGCGCGGGCGCTGTGGTGGGTCTCGAGCCTGGCCCAGCTGGCTGTGACCGTGGCCGTCACCGCGCGGTGGTGGAAGGGCAACCAACCCGGTGGCCTCGTCTGGCCGGCCATCACGCCCGCGCTGTTCATCCCCATCGTCGGCAACGTGCTCGCCCCGTTGGCCGGCGTGCCCCTCGGCCATCCCGAGTGGTCGGCCGCGCAGTTCGGCATCGGGCTCGTGTTCTGGCCGGTGGTGCTGGTACTCATCATGGTGCGCAAGGCCACCACCGGGCTGTGGCCCGAGCGTCTGTTGCCCACGGCGTTCATCCATGTCGCGCCGCCTGCCGTGGGGGCCCTGTCCTTGATGCAGTTCGGCGCGCCGGTGCTGGTGGTGTGGGCCGCCTGGGGCATGGCGCTCGTGTTCCTGCTGTGGGCCGCCACGCAGGTGCGGCGTATCGCGTCCCTGCCCTTCGGCGTTCCCCACTGGGCCATGTCCTTCCCGCTCGCCGCCTTCTCGGGGCTCACCTTGCGTCTTTCCGAGGCGGGCCACGGCGGGATGCAGCTGCTCGGGGTCGTGGCGCTCTCGCTGACGAGCCTCGTCATCGCCGGTCTCGTGCTCGGCACGGCGCGCGGCTTGCGCCAGGGCACGCTGCTCGTGCCCGAACCTGCGCCCGCGGCCCCGGTCCTGGGCGCCGACGTCCCCAGCGGCAGGGCCTGA
- a CDS encoding AzlD domain-containing protein, giving the protein MSPWEALVTILGLAVITVVTRSFFLLPEQDLPLPGWLKRGLRYAPLAALAAVIAPEVLLTQGHFLPTWQDARLPAIVAAAAYYFWRRGILGTIVTGMAVFLPLRLIAGW; this is encoded by the coding sequence GTGAGCCCCTGGGAGGCGTTGGTCACGATCCTCGGCCTGGCGGTCATCACCGTCGTCACGCGCAGCTTCTTCCTGCTGCCTGAGCAGGACCTGCCGCTGCCCGGCTGGCTCAAGCGCGGACTGCGCTATGCGCCGCTGGCGGCGCTGGCCGCCGTGATCGCGCCCGAGGTGCTGCTCACACAAGGGCATTTCCTGCCGACCTGGCAGGATGCCCGGCTGCCGGCGATCGTCGCGGCCGCGGCCTACTACTTCTGGCGACGCGGCATCCTGGGCACCATCGTCACCGGCATGGCGGTGTTCCTGCCGCTGCGCCTCATCGCGGGCTGGTGA
- a CDS encoding thioredoxin family protein, giving the protein MIDITIQNFEAEVLQASMQQPVLLDIWAPWCGPCRTLGPMLEKLEAEYGGRFVLAKLNSDEQPEIAGQLSAMFGVRSIPFCVMFRDGQPVDGFVGALPQAQIKQFLDKHVPAEAQLQADAAAGEAGRLADAGDMEAALERLQQAIAIDPANDAARLDYVKLLLQAGRLADARLAYEPVASKAATDVRIAALGHWIEACEAAASARPVEQLQAAIAANKRDFDARFELAQTHFAAQRWTEAMDELLEIIMRDKGWRDQLARKTYVSILELMSKPSPAAGPESGAKGALEIAGKAQAPAGDPVVDQYRRKLSMALF; this is encoded by the coding sequence ATGATCGACATCACCATTCAGAACTTCGAAGCCGAGGTGCTTCAGGCCTCGATGCAGCAGCCGGTGCTGCTCGACATCTGGGCGCCGTGGTGCGGCCCGTGCCGCACGTTGGGGCCGATGCTGGAGAAGCTCGAGGCCGAGTACGGCGGGCGTTTCGTGCTGGCCAAGCTCAACTCGGACGAGCAGCCCGAGATCGCCGGCCAGCTCTCGGCGATGTTCGGGGTGCGCAGCATTCCGTTTTGCGTGATGTTCCGCGACGGCCAGCCGGTGGACGGCTTCGTCGGGGCGTTGCCGCAGGCGCAGATCAAGCAGTTCCTCGACAAGCACGTGCCCGCCGAGGCGCAGCTGCAGGCCGACGCGGCCGCCGGCGAAGCCGGGCGGCTGGCCGATGCGGGCGACATGGAGGCCGCGCTCGAGCGGCTCCAGCAGGCCATCGCCATCGACCCGGCCAACGACGCCGCGCGCCTCGACTACGTGAAGCTCCTGCTGCAAGCAGGGCGCCTTGCCGATGCGCGCCTGGCGTACGAGCCCGTGGCGAGCAAGGCCGCCACCGACGTGCGCATCGCGGCCCTGGGCCACTGGATCGAGGCCTGCGAGGCCGCCGCCTCGGCGCGGCCGGTGGAGCAGCTGCAAGCGGCCATCGCCGCCAACAAGCGCGACTTCGACGCGCGCTTCGAACTCGCGCAGACGCACTTCGCCGCGCAGCGATGGACCGAGGCGATGGATGAGCTCCTGGAGATCATCATGCGCGACAAGGGCTGGCGCGACCAGCTCGCGCGCAAGACCTACGTCTCGATCCTGGAGCTGATGAGCAAGCCCTCGCCCGCGGCCGGCCCCGAGTCGGGCGCCAAAGGCGCTCTGGAGATCGCCGGCAAGGCGCAGGCACCGGCAGGCGACCCGGTGGTGGACCAGTACCGCCGCAAGCTCAGCATGGCCTTGTTCTGA
- the metF gene encoding methylenetetrahydrofolate reductase [NAD(P)H] produces MSTPHHTSACSLAVSFEFFPPKTPEGVDKLAAVRQQLYALKPQYCSVTYGAGGSTQEGTLQTVRAILAEGVDAAPHFSCIGASKDSIREKLQQFRAAGVRRIVALRGDLPSGYGGFGEFRYASDLVAFIREETGNHFHIEVAAYPEMHPQARSPEADLDAFVTKVRAGADAAITQYFFNPDAYFRFVDEVHARGVDIPIVPGIMPITSSAQLLRFSDACGAEVPRWIRTRLMSFGDDKASIQAFGLDVVTQLCERLRAAGVPGLHFYTMNQAGATLEICRRLGLA; encoded by the coding sequence ATGAGCACTCCTCACCACACCTCCGCCTGCTCGCTGGCCGTGAGCTTCGAGTTCTTTCCACCCAAGACGCCGGAAGGCGTCGACAAGCTCGCCGCGGTGCGCCAGCAGCTCTATGCGCTGAAACCCCAGTACTGCTCGGTCACGTACGGCGCCGGGGGGTCGACGCAAGAGGGCACCCTGCAGACCGTGCGTGCGATCCTGGCCGAAGGGGTGGACGCGGCACCGCACTTTTCCTGCATCGGCGCCAGCAAGGACAGCATCCGCGAGAAGCTCCAGCAGTTTCGCGCGGCCGGCGTGCGGCGCATCGTCGCCTTGCGCGGCGATCTGCCTTCAGGCTACGGCGGCTTCGGTGAATTCCGCTATGCCAGCGATCTGGTCGCCTTCATCCGCGAGGAGACCGGCAACCACTTCCACATCGAGGTGGCCGCCTACCCGGAAATGCACCCGCAAGCCCGCTCGCCGGAGGCCGACCTCGACGCCTTCGTCACCAAGGTCCGGGCTGGTGCCGATGCGGCCATCACGCAGTACTTCTTCAACCCGGACGCCTATTTCCGCTTCGTTGACGAAGTGCACGCGCGGGGCGTGGACATCCCCATCGTGCCGGGCATCATGCCGATCACCAGTTCGGCCCAGCTGCTGCGCTTCTCGGACGCCTGCGGTGCGGAGGTGCCGCGGTGGATCCGCACGCGGCTGATGTCCTTCGGCGACGACAAGGCCTCGATCCAGGCGTTCGGCCTGGACGTGGTCACCCAGCTGTGCGAGCGCCTGCGGGCCGCGGGCGTGCCGGGGCTTCACTTCTACACGATGAACCAAGCCGGCGCGACGCTCGAGATCTGCCGACGACTGGGACTGGCCTGA